A single Nocardioides bizhenqiangii DNA region contains:
- a CDS encoding DinB family protein produces MDAASRTDPPLEADEATMVRAFLDYHRDTLRWKVAGLTREQLGQTLPPSSMTLGGMVKHLALVESDWFEVVLAGGDLMPPFPDVDWDADPDWEWRTGADDGPEALMALFDDALARADRAIDEAVAKPTGLDTRSVQPSRRGDGYFTLRWILLHMIEEYARHNGHADLLRESIDGVTGE; encoded by the coding sequence ATGGACGCTGCTTCCCGGACCGACCCACCGCTCGAAGCCGACGAGGCCACGATGGTGCGTGCCTTCCTCGACTACCACCGCGACACGCTTCGGTGGAAGGTCGCCGGGCTCACCCGGGAGCAGCTCGGTCAGACGCTCCCGCCGAGCTCGATGACACTGGGCGGGATGGTCAAGCACCTCGCGCTGGTGGAGTCGGACTGGTTCGAGGTGGTGCTCGCGGGCGGTGACCTGATGCCGCCGTTTCCTGACGTCGACTGGGATGCCGATCCCGACTGGGAGTGGCGGACCGGTGCCGACGACGGTCCGGAGGCGCTGATGGCGCTCTTCGACGACGCCCTGGCCCGCGCCGACCGGGCCATCGACGAGGCCGTCGCGAAGCCGACCGGGCTCGACACCCGCTCGGTGCAGCCGTCGAGGAGGGGAGACGGGTACTTCACCCTGCGCTGGATCCTGCTCCACATGATCGAGGAGTACGCACGGCACAACGGCCACGCCGACCTGCTGCGGGAGTCGATCGACGGCGTGACGGGGGAGTAG
- a CDS encoding ABC1 kinase family protein, translating to MADLPRTAAARTARLARLPLGYAGRTAIGFGRRLGGAPAEAVMNDIQQRTAEQLFRTLGELKGGAMKFGQALSILEGALPEEMAAPYREHLTKLQDSAPPMPTQTVRDILSADLGPDWKTKLVWLDGGPAAAASIGQVHKGRWHDPETGHSREVAVKVQYPDARAAIDSDLKTLARAARTIAPLMPGVDIKPLIEEIQARAMEELDYPLEAEAQRTFAAAFADDPEIVVPEVVAVGPRVLITEWLETPASLATVITSGTPEERDHYGELYVRFLFSGPARTGLLHADPHPGNYRIIPNADGSPGRLGVLDYGAVARLSEGGLPEPLGRLVRLCADGDGDALLAGLREEGFLKERINLDPQLLMDYLAPFVEPGRTERFRFSRAWMREQFQRLNNPKDPTYAVTIKLNLPPSYLLIHRTWLGGVGVMSQLEAEAPFQAIMAEYLPGFAEPAA from the coding sequence ATGGCCGACCTCCCTCGCACCGCAGCCGCGCGCACCGCTCGCCTGGCCAGGCTCCCGCTCGGGTACGCCGGCCGCACGGCGATCGGGTTCGGCAGGCGACTCGGGGGTGCGCCCGCCGAGGCGGTGATGAACGACATCCAGCAGCGGACGGCGGAGCAGCTGTTCCGCACGTTGGGTGAGCTCAAGGGCGGGGCGATGAAGTTCGGCCAGGCCTTGTCGATCCTCGAGGGTGCGCTGCCGGAGGAGATGGCGGCGCCCTACCGCGAGCACCTGACCAAGCTGCAGGACTCCGCGCCGCCGATGCCGACCCAGACCGTGCGCGACATCCTGTCCGCCGACCTCGGTCCCGACTGGAAGACCAAGCTGGTCTGGCTCGACGGTGGGCCGGCCGCCGCCGCGTCGATCGGGCAGGTGCACAAGGGGCGCTGGCACGACCCGGAGACGGGGCACTCCCGCGAGGTCGCGGTGAAGGTGCAGTACCCCGACGCGCGCGCCGCCATCGACTCCGACCTCAAGACGCTCGCCCGGGCGGCGCGCACGATCGCGCCGCTGATGCCCGGCGTCGACATCAAGCCGCTGATCGAGGAGATCCAGGCGCGGGCCATGGAGGAGCTCGACTACCCCCTCGAGGCGGAGGCACAGCGGACGTTCGCGGCGGCGTTCGCCGACGACCCCGAGATCGTCGTGCCCGAGGTGGTCGCGGTCGGACCGCGGGTGCTCATCACCGAGTGGCTCGAGACGCCGGCATCGCTGGCCACAGTGATCACCAGCGGGACACCGGAGGAGCGCGACCACTACGGCGAGCTCTACGTGCGGTTCCTCTTCTCTGGGCCGGCTCGCACCGGCCTGCTGCATGCCGACCCGCACCCGGGGAACTACCGGATCATCCCGAACGCCGACGGGTCGCCGGGCCGGCTCGGGGTGCTCGACTACGGCGCGGTGGCGCGCCTGTCCGAGGGCGGCCTGCCCGAGCCGCTGGGCCGGCTGGTCCGGCTGTGCGCGGACGGCGACGGCGACGCGCTCCTCGCCGGGCTCCGCGAGGAGGGGTTCCTCAAGGAGCGGATCAATCTCGACCCGCAGCTGCTGATGGACTACCTCGCGCCGTTCGTCGAGCCTGGGCGGACCGAGCGGTTCCGGTTCTCGCGGGCGTGGATGCGCGAGCAGTTCCAGCGGCTGAACAACCCGAAGGACCCGACCTACGCGGTCACGATCAAGCTCAACCTGCCGCCGTCGTACCTCCTCATCCACCGCACCTGGCTCGGCGGCGTCGGGGTGATGAGCCAACTGGAGGCCGAAGCGCCGTTCCAGGCGATCATGGCGGAGTACCTCCCCGGCTTCGCCGAGCCGGCCGCCTGA
- a CDS encoding YiaA/YiaB family inner membrane protein has protein sequence MTKTTYAFYLQSAISFGAALLFLIGGIYFLPADGWIRAFLCLGALFLVNSSFALAKCVRDQQETRAVEGQVAPYR, from the coding sequence ATGACCAAGACGACCTACGCGTTCTACCTGCAATCGGCGATCTCCTTCGGCGCCGCTCTCCTGTTCCTCATCGGGGGCATCTACTTCCTGCCGGCCGACGGCTGGATCCGTGCCTTCCTGTGCCTCGGCGCCCTGTTCCTGGTGAACTCGTCGTTCGCGCTCGCCAAGTGCGTGCGCGACCAGCAGGAGACGCGGGCGGTCGAGGGGCAGGTCGCGCCGTACCGGTGA
- a CDS encoding VOC family protein, protein MAIARFPGLVIDCPDAAALATFYGAMLEWDVKVDEGDDWAEIRPADGSNCISFQQVADFRAPMWPGQGGPQQMHLDVIVDDLDEGEAAVVGLGATKADHQPGNSFRVFLDPAGHPFCICVD, encoded by the coding sequence ATGGCTATCGCACGCTTTCCCGGACTGGTGATCGACTGCCCCGACGCGGCCGCCCTCGCGACGTTCTACGGCGCGATGCTCGAGTGGGACGTCAAGGTCGACGAGGGCGACGACTGGGCAGAGATCCGGCCGGCCGACGGGTCCAACTGCATCTCATTCCAGCAGGTTGCGGACTTCCGCGCACCTATGTGGCCGGGCCAGGGCGGGCCTCAGCAGATGCACCTCGACGTCATCGTCGACGACCTCGACGAGGGCGAGGCCGCGGTGGTCGGGCTGGGTGCGACGAAAGCCGACCACCAGCCCGGCAACAGCTTCCGGGTGTTCCTCGACCCGGCCGGCCATCCGTTCTGCATCTGCGTCGACTGA